A stretch of Calditrichota bacterium DNA encodes these proteins:
- a CDS encoding AAC(3) family N-acetyltransferase yields MKQRNALFAEFLRKLGLRPGQHVMVHASLRRLRSAFPGVSAQGFIEELQRRVGLSGSIVMPAFTYCFKRPHGPLEVFDPASTPSKVGALSEVFRNMPQVVRTCSATHSFSLWGEAARSVGQDNAPESPLGEGSVLDWLAQQAHAYALLFAVDFSALSFCHYLEVKAPVPWVGHFPWSHMGILPVGVSIAGEQPLREVPGCSKNFVAFESHLLSRKKVRRVRRGTFWAYLLELNLLLSEGLRFFREHPQLLLCAPGTCPACDERRRAFPQAKAGQEVSPQ; encoded by the coding sequence ATGAAACAAAGAAACGCACTCTTCGCGGAGTTCCTTCGCAAGCTCGGGCTGCGTCCTGGTCAGCATGTGATGGTGCACGCCTCGCTGCGCCGACTGCGCTCTGCCTTTCCTGGCGTGAGCGCGCAGGGGTTCATCGAGGAGTTGCAGCGACGTGTGGGCCTGTCCGGATCGATAGTGATGCCGGCCTTCACCTACTGCTTCAAGCGCCCGCATGGCCCCCTCGAAGTGTTCGATCCGGCATCTACGCCCAGCAAGGTGGGGGCCCTCTCGGAAGTCTTCCGCAACATGCCCCAGGTTGTTAGGACTTGCTCTGCGACCCATTCCTTTTCGCTCTGGGGCGAAGCGGCCCGGAGCGTTGGGCAGGACAACGCTCCCGAGAGTCCACTCGGAGAAGGAAGCGTGCTGGACTGGCTGGCACAGCAGGCGCACGCCTACGCACTCTTGTTTGCCGTGGACTTTTCGGCTTTGAGCTTCTGCCACTATCTTGAGGTCAAAGCGCCCGTGCCCTGGGTCGGGCATTTCCCATGGAGTCACATGGGCATTCTGCCCGTGGGCGTATCGATCGCAGGAGAACAGCCCCTTCGCGAAGTGCCAGGGTGCTCCAAGAATTTTGTGGCGTTTGAAAGCCACCTCCTGAGCCGCAAGAAAGTGAGGCGTGTGCGCCGAGGCACGTTCTGGGCCTACCTCCTCGAGTTGAATTTGCTCCTCAGTGAGGGACTGCGCTTTTTCCGAGAACACCCGCAGCTGCTCCTCTGCGCTCCTGGTACCTGTCCGGCCTGTGACGAGAGGCGAAGGGCATTCCCGCAGGCCAAAGCGGGACAGGAGGTGTCCCCCCAATAG
- a CDS encoding DUF5009 domain-containing protein has product MSQPRYSPPGQRLSSLDALRGFTIAAMLLVNNTVHEQAYPSWFRHAAWGKGVTFCDLIFPWFLFCVGVAIPFSYAACKARDGTRGAYVVKALRRAVVLVLLGIVLVSSIARRVVVGLDVLQLIGLAYLVGALAYPLSPRLRATLMVLLLVAHWVLLSFVPFAGYTGGTLVPDQNIIAYLNQRYLARWHLAGATSIVPTGALVCGGSLVGDLVRRGTGGVASRVRALVLIGAASLGLGLVWSIYLPLIKALWTASFVLFAGGIATLLLALFHWLIEGRGYRRWAFPFVVFGMNAITVYFVSIMVRVHTLQEWQVEVGSSTLSLREALWRWLDCHLGVTAGSWAYTCAYLLFWWLVLYWMYRRKLFWKV; this is encoded by the coding sequence ATGAGCCAGCCTCGGTACAGCCCCCCAGGCCAGCGACTCTCTTCCTTAGATGCCCTGCGTGGGTTCACTATTGCCGCGATGTTGCTGGTCAACAACACGGTCCACGAGCAGGCATACCCCTCGTGGTTTCGCCATGCAGCCTGGGGAAAGGGGGTCACCTTCTGTGACCTGATCTTTCCGTGGTTTCTTTTTTGCGTAGGCGTGGCCATTCCGTTTTCCTACGCGGCCTGCAAAGCAAGGGACGGGACGCGCGGCGCCTACGTGGTAAAGGCGCTGCGGCGTGCGGTGGTGCTGGTGCTCCTGGGCATAGTGCTCGTTTCCAGCATTGCCAGGCGAGTGGTAGTTGGCCTTGATGTGCTGCAGCTCATCGGTCTTGCCTACCTGGTGGGAGCGCTGGCATATCCTCTTTCGCCGCGGCTGCGCGCAACCTTGATGGTGTTGCTGCTCGTTGCCCACTGGGTGCTTCTGTCCTTTGTTCCGTTTGCGGGCTATACCGGTGGCACTCTTGTGCCTGACCAGAACATCATTGCCTACTTGAACCAGAGGTACCTGGCGCGCTGGCACTTGGCCGGCGCGACTTCCATCGTCCCCACAGGCGCGCTGGTGTGCGGTGGAAGCCTCGTCGGCGACCTCGTGCGCAGAGGTACCGGGGGCGTGGCGAGTCGCGTGCGCGCCCTCGTGCTCATAGGCGCGGCGAGTCTTGGTTTGGGCCTCGTGTGGAGCATCTACCTTCCACTCATCAAAGCGCTCTGGACTGCCTCGTTTGTCCTCTTTGCCGGAGGAATCGCCACGCTCCTTTTGGCGCTGTTCCACTGGCTGATCGAAGGGAGAGGCTACAGGCGCTGGGCTTTCCCCTTCGTGGTGTTCGGGATGAACGCTATCACGGTCTACTTCGTATCCATAATGGTGCGTGTACACACTTTGCAGGAGTGGCAGGTTGAAGTTGGCAGCAGCACTCTCTCGCTGCGCGAGGCGCTCTGGAGGTGGCTGGATTGCCATCTGGGGGTGACCGCGGGCTCCTGGGCCTATACCTGTGCCTACCTCCTGTTCTGGTGGTTGGTGCTCTACTGGATGTATCGGCGCAAGCTTTTCTGGAAGGTCTGA